One window from the genome of Thermococcus siculi encodes:
- a CDS encoding DUF365 domain-containing protein codes for MKTEEKIVGVTFPVPKWFLDRILEEGKTVFVKPSTLRVQPGMKVVFYASREGQAWLGEAEVEAVKQFTNVEEIIRKYGDELFLTPEELRQYEKEREKWNSRGKRPRPWMVLRLKNIRKYPKSVKPPRFIAVSGRYVREKEYREILRKAGV; via the coding sequence ATGAAAACGGAGGAAAAGATCGTTGGCGTTACCTTTCCTGTCCCAAAATGGTTCCTTGACAGAATTCTTGAAGAGGGCAAGACAGTCTTCGTCAAGCCTTCAACGCTGAGAGTTCAGCCGGGCATGAAGGTCGTCTTCTACGCCTCCAGAGAAGGCCAGGCGTGGCTTGGAGAGGCCGAAGTTGAGGCAGTTAAGCAGTTCACGAACGTTGAGGAGATTATCAGGAAATATGGAGACGAGCTTTTCCTCACGCCAGAGGAGCTCAGACAGTATGAGAAGGAGCGTGAGAAGTGGAATTCCCGCGGAAAGAGGCCGAGGCCCTGGATGGTTCTCAGGCTGAAGAACATCAGGAAGTACCCGAAGTCCGTTAAGCCGCCGAGGTTCATCGCCGTCTCTGGAAGATACGTCAGGGAGAAGGAGTACAGAGAAATTCTAAGGAAGGCTGGGGTTTAA
- a CDS encoding helicase-related protein: protein MTESAISLLDKYGLVDNRLREVNGEKKGIKLIDVLREILTSGDYSQIDVAVGFLFISGLKEIQDELEGFFSRGGKMRIVIGNQTNRETYEQLSMVYHSLETLKRLKEKTESEKSNLDEQSRDIEANANYMEQTLENEEFLRKLLEWLRDGNLEIRVYVKEFMHAKAYLFYPARGSVTRIGLVGSSNFTLAGFSGNTELNALVQSTHFESLKEWYDEIWEEAVPFNPKLLEVIERSWANQVPGNLPLPYEVLIRGLYELYKEVLEEDSRFLLRKLDETLYDFQRDAVRRAIAIVNKYGGVLISDVVGLGKSYIGLALLEHFSLFEFLQGRSKEVAVIAPPELVRYWEGLLNEFRIPGRVFSAGLLPRRELSPEKYEEMKKYIRSVETVLVDEAHHYANTNTKSYRNLQELLTGKRVILLTATPYRKQYRDIINQIRLFLPERRHPFPITPQTWDELVKAIEKGEIDPSYVLREIMIRRTRYDILRLYGGKDNCIKVKKRKEPLCFPRRKLSVLTYKISEVYPIEFIPKELVSRIAFDSPIKPDDIYTLFLAGISSMKYARFALYDYVIPHYREAEPYRNLSSIGKNLRGLMRILYLKRLESSWYAMYQTLKRDIIKTENFIKFVEHRFIPAGDEFDDVLLGKINGNRAPKVLSDEEVEEFIKEFTASRTPQYKAGAFRRGELLDDLRYDLEKLRAMEAALYPLKEYLKKNPERDPKLKVLAEEIQRLWKEGKKILVFSEFEETVQWVYEGLQEIIEDEELKRRMAYVSSNTKGIADKIRRFAPRANNYEEYIDREDELDVLVSTDVLSEGLNLQDANVVVNYDLHWTPIKLIQRIGRVDRIGTEHDEILVYNFFPETRLEENLGLVEKVRRRIAEFNNALGADGKILEESEEWNPSAIEAIYRTSSLDEIELEADKTLLSVTTFAEKLVREYLESHRERFKELKKRYSMRSIALSEAREPHAFFVLSNGATSQYLIYRLVEGEWKKQNVPIEQLIGRTGLSEETPPYNDENAMELYREVARIALRDFKRLLKISGSTLEYGRRRPSKYPPKIRLVLQRLQSRLERTKNPGEREVISKLLDLVQWGYLNHEPFKDALLKAKVHRNTRTEEIIELCKELIDRFGIATRRRTLQEEAKKREIEGTKPHIVAGLLFIPRNSS from the coding sequence ATGACCGAATCTGCAATCTCCCTTCTCGATAAATATGGGCTTGTGGATAACAGACTCAGGGAAGTGAACGGCGAGAAAAAGGGAATCAAGCTGATAGATGTCCTTAGAGAAATATTAACATCCGGGGATTACAGCCAGATAGACGTTGCAGTGGGTTTTCTGTTCATCAGCGGGTTAAAGGAAATACAGGATGAGCTTGAAGGGTTCTTCTCCCGCGGTGGAAAAATGCGCATAGTCATTGGGAACCAGACCAACAGGGAGACATACGAACAGTTAAGCATGGTTTACCACTCACTCGAAACCCTGAAGAGATTGAAGGAAAAAACTGAAAGCGAGAAATCTAACTTGGATGAGCAGAGCAGGGACATCGAGGCTAACGCAAACTATATGGAGCAGACTCTAGAGAACGAGGAGTTCCTTCGAAAACTGCTAGAATGGCTTAGAGACGGGAACCTTGAGATTCGCGTCTACGTAAAGGAGTTTATGCACGCCAAGGCCTATCTCTTCTACCCTGCAAGGGGTTCGGTTACGAGAATTGGACTGGTGGGCTCAAGCAACTTCACTCTGGCGGGATTCTCCGGCAATACTGAGCTAAACGCGCTCGTCCAGTCAACGCACTTTGAGAGCCTCAAAGAATGGTACGATGAGATATGGGAGGAGGCGGTACCATTTAACCCCAAGCTTCTTGAAGTGATTGAGAGGAGCTGGGCAAACCAAGTTCCCGGAAACCTCCCCCTGCCATATGAGGTCCTAATCCGGGGTCTCTACGAGCTCTACAAGGAGGTGCTGGAAGAGGACTCAAGGTTTCTCCTTAGAAAACTGGATGAGACTCTCTACGATTTCCAGAGGGACGCTGTCAGGAGGGCCATAGCGATAGTGAACAAATATGGTGGAGTTCTCATAAGTGACGTTGTTGGTCTTGGAAAGAGCTACATAGGGCTTGCATTACTGGAGCACTTCTCCCTCTTTGAGTTCCTCCAAGGTCGCTCAAAAGAAGTTGCGGTTATAGCCCCTCCTGAACTGGTTAGGTACTGGGAAGGTCTCCTCAATGAATTCCGCATTCCAGGACGGGTGTTTTCCGCAGGTTTATTGCCCCGCAGGGAACTTTCCCCCGAAAAGTACGAGGAAATGAAAAAATACATCCGGAGCGTAGAAACTGTTTTGGTGGATGAGGCTCACCACTACGCCAACACGAACACAAAGTCCTACAGAAACCTTCAGGAGCTCCTTACCGGCAAGAGGGTCATCCTACTCACCGCCACCCCATACAGAAAGCAGTACAGGGACATAATCAACCAGATTCGTCTTTTCCTGCCTGAGAGGAGGCATCCGTTTCCCATAACCCCTCAAACGTGGGACGAACTTGTGAAAGCCATTGAAAAAGGGGAAATAGACCCCTCGTACGTTCTTCGGGAGATCATGATAAGAAGAACTAGATACGATATCCTGCGCCTCTACGGGGGGAAGGACAACTGCATAAAAGTAAAGAAGCGCAAAGAACCACTGTGCTTCCCCAGGAGGAAGCTTTCAGTCCTGACGTACAAGATTTCAGAAGTTTATCCAATTGAGTTCATCCCCAAGGAGCTTGTCTCAAGGATAGCCTTCGACTCCCCGATAAAACCGGATGACATCTACACCCTCTTCCTCGCAGGTATCAGCTCAATGAAATACGCGAGGTTTGCCCTCTATGACTATGTGATCCCCCACTACAGAGAAGCCGAGCCATACAGAAACCTGTCCTCCATCGGGAAAAACTTGAGAGGCTTAATGAGGATCCTCTATCTCAAACGCCTTGAGAGTTCATGGTATGCCATGTACCAGACCCTGAAAAGGGACATAATAAAGACTGAGAACTTCATCAAGTTCGTGGAGCACAGGTTCATCCCAGCTGGAGATGAGTTTGATGACGTTCTTCTTGGAAAGATAAACGGAAACAGGGCACCCAAGGTTCTCAGTGATGAGGAAGTTGAAGAATTCATTAAGGAATTCACTGCCTCGAGGACTCCGCAGTACAAGGCCGGTGCCTTCAGAAGGGGCGAACTCCTGGATGACCTCCGCTACGATTTGGAAAAGCTCAGGGCCATGGAGGCGGCTCTGTACCCCTTAAAGGAATACCTCAAGAAGAACCCTGAAAGGGATCCGAAACTGAAGGTCCTCGCTGAAGAAATACAGAGGCTTTGGAAGGAAGGGAAGAAGATACTGGTATTCAGTGAGTTTGAGGAGACCGTTCAGTGGGTCTATGAGGGGCTCCAAGAGATTATAGAGGATGAAGAGCTCAAACGCAGGATGGCCTACGTAAGCTCAAACACAAAAGGAATCGCCGATAAGATAAGGCGGTTTGCACCGAGAGCAAACAACTACGAAGAATACATAGACAGGGAGGATGAACTTGACGTTCTTGTCTCCACGGACGTCCTCAGCGAGGGCCTCAACCTCCAGGATGCAAACGTCGTCGTTAATTATGACCTCCACTGGACCCCGATAAAGCTCATACAGCGCATAGGAAGAGTGGACAGGATAGGAACGGAACATGACGAAATCCTGGTCTACAACTTCTTCCCCGAGACTAGACTCGAAGAGAATTTGGGTTTGGTTGAAAAGGTTAGGCGGAGAATTGCAGAGTTCAACAATGCACTTGGTGCCGATGGCAAAATCCTCGAAGAGTCCGAGGAGTGGAACCCGTCCGCGATAGAGGCGATTTACAGGACCAGCAGCCTGGACGAGATCGAACTTGAAGCTGATAAGACCCTCCTTTCGGTCACAACATTCGCGGAGAAACTTGTAAGGGAATACCTGGAGTCCCACAGAGAAAGGTTTAAAGAACTGAAAAAAAGGTATTCAATGAGGAGCATTGCCCTTTCAGAGGCCAGGGAGCCTCATGCCTTCTTTGTCCTCTCCAACGGTGCTACGTCGCAATACCTGATCTACAGGCTTGTAGAGGGAGAATGGAAGAAGCAAAACGTTCCGATAGAGCAGTTAATTGGCAGAACCGGGCTGTCAGAGGAAACGCCACCGTACAATGATGAAAATGCCATGGAACTCTATCGTGAGGTTGCAAGAATTGCCTTGAGAGACTTTAAGAGGCTCCTAAAGATAAGTGGCAGCACCCTTGAATACGGTAGGAGGCGGCCCTCTAAGTACCCTCCCAAGATCAGACTGGTACTTCAGAGGCTCCAGAGCAGGCTAGAGAGGACCAAAAACCCCGGGGAAAGGGAGGTTATATCAAAATTATTAGATCTTGTCCAGTGGGGTTATCTAAACCATGAGCCGTTTAAAGATGCCTTGCTGAAGGCAAAAGTCCACAGAAACACCCGCACGGAAGAAATAATCGAGCTTTGCAAGGAACTGATAGATCGTTTTGGCATCGCTACCCGCCGCAGAACTCTTCAGGAAGAAGCTAAAAAAAGAGAAATAGAAGGGACAAAACCACATATTGTTGCAGGGCTGCTGTTCATACCTCGGAACTCTTCCTGA
- a CDS encoding nucleotidyltransferase domain-containing protein, translated as MTSTDSTPKSDSLFSFPSFWHLRDTVKDFLKSHEEVFDVVLYGSTVLGKEKPNDIDLMILTRGKLPPLKLRELILQLKGTLSTAIPREKLDVRAMSLEELFDPNNLASLGVLVEGYSLRHNKNLAELMNGKAYAIFRFTLGGLPRKDRVRFQYALKGRDMRSGLLKELNGEQWGAWVVAVPIQHTYRFREFLELWGVKYEAFTVLKGADLFYTF; from the coding sequence ATGACGTCCACAGACTCTACACCAAAATCTGACAGTCTTTTCTCATTTCCCTCCTTCTGGCATCTTAGGGATACGGTAAAGGACTTCCTCAAAAGCCACGAGGAAGTCTTCGATGTAGTCCTATACGGCTCAACAGTTCTAGGAAAGGAGAAACCCAACGACATAGATCTGATGATACTCACCCGCGGGAAACTTCCGCCCCTGAAGCTCCGGGAGCTGATCCTCCAGCTGAAGGGGACCCTCTCTACAGCGATCCCTCGGGAAAAACTCGACGTTAGGGCCATGAGCCTCGAAGAGCTCTTCGATCCCAACAACCTCGCGAGCCTTGGAGTGCTGGTTGAGGGCTACTCCCTCCGCCATAACAAAAACCTCGCGGAGCTGATGAACGGGAAAGCCTACGCCATCTTCCGCTTCACTCTGGGAGGGCTTCCGAGGAAGGACAGGGTGCGCTTCCAGTACGCGCTGAAGGGAAGGGACATGAGAAGCGGTCTGCTGAAGGAGCTCAACGGTGAGCAGTGGGGAGCGTGGGTGGTGGCGGTGCCCATCCAGCACACGTACCGCTTTAGGGAGTTCCTCGAGCTGTGGGGGGTTAAGTACGAGGCCTTTACAGTCCTTAAAGGGGCGGACCTGTTTTACACGTTTTAG
- the cobO gene encoding cob(I)yrinic acid a,c-diamide adenosyltransferase: MELMSWKEKLGMIHIYTGNGKGKTTAALGLAVRMLGSGGRVIVLQFMKAPDVYGEQRKIKECGAVIESFGLPKFVHGKPEPEDIEAAKKALQRAREVVSSGEWDLVILDEICVALGFKMLDIGEVRELIESKAPNTELVLTGRYCPEEFFELADYVTEMREVKHPYQKGVLARRGVEF, from the coding sequence GTGGAACTCATGTCCTGGAAAGAAAAGCTCGGCATGATCCACATCTACACCGGCAACGGGAAGGGAAAGACGACGGCCGCCCTCGGCCTCGCGGTCAGGATGCTCGGCTCCGGTGGGAGGGTGATAGTCCTCCAGTTCATGAAGGCCCCGGATGTGTACGGCGAGCAGAGGAAGATAAAGGAATGCGGCGCTGTGATAGAATCCTTCGGTCTTCCGAAGTTCGTCCACGGAAAACCGGAGCCAGAGGATATCGAGGCCGCCAAAAAAGCCCTCCAGCGGGCCAGAGAAGTCGTCTCAAGCGGAGAGTGGGATTTGGTTATCCTCGACGAGATATGCGTCGCCCTCGGCTTTAAAATGCTCGACATCGGTGAGGTTAGGGAACTCATCGAAAGCAAGGCACCAAACACCGAGCTCGTTCTCACGGGGCGCTACTGTCCAGAGGAATTCTTTGAGCTGGCCGACTACGTGACCGAGATGCGCGAGGTAAAGCACCCATATCAGAAGGGCGTCCTCGCCAGGAGGGGCGTGGAGTTTTAG
- a CDS encoding HEPN domain-containing protein: MVSLQELKANAKEYLEDADYLFSKGHYNSALNLYFKALVAICDYIILRDAGKLPRNHTERFRILEAKYPEIYEIVDFHFNNYRRAYLMRATEEWVEVLKNDVHRLYTKI; the protein is encoded by the coding sequence ATGGTTAGTCTTCAGGAACTCAAGGCCAATGCCAAAGAATACCTCGAAGACGCTGACTACCTATTCAGCAAAGGCCACTACAACTCGGCCTTAAACCTCTACTTCAAGGCCCTCGTGGCAATTTGCGACTACATCATCCTCAGAGATGCCGGAAAACTCCCAAGAAACCACACCGAACGCTTCAGAATTCTGGAGGCCAAGTATCCAGAGATATACGAGATTGTGGACTTTCACTTCAACAACTACCGCAGAGCATACCTCATGAGGGCCACAGAGGAGTGGGTGGAGGTGCTAAAGAATGACGTCCACAGACTCTACACCAAAATCTGA
- a CDS encoding AAA family ATPase, whose amino-acid sequence MKISIKNVGPLKDAELELGDITVLLGPPNSGKSYTLKSAYIQLMLLDEVARERLFVKTVRELELLDRIETFIRRTTPRCLITAMAVYDYINQDNLDEILGILRERFGLDEIVIREEADSLVVALKITESINIDVIVDLFQENLLSLTQEILPLKEGTKIEIPELLVPELETIFMDILKTPHTWENVSNDEQLMISSLLHASSELGLDKNLNITIRIESKIPFHSPLWEQIRVYVSKELPSDKENVSADLVIKTVLQRSRIRLPLELSFGSMFRKLSRFGMNLLAYLTKEISEALKNIHEDVLGISSVLFVPFGRSPFVYQLDSISNEPYLWDRFVTMYRDNIVFYSYLHHLARGRRKLLKDEYDEKLARLFNPVLQGRLTFDTTVKKLRYQKWGSADVPITLASALAGEVSGIMLPILSIPPNSYLIIEEPEAQLHYSAQILMALVLAGLSKGFDHKILFSTHSDVLAITLAYLKELNYDENSIIKLIQELLRIQAIDVGEEEVRPLAKAVSQAKDLDMRFYYYVPKPDGSVEVSEISAKDILREVPGITVITDILASWALSL is encoded by the coding sequence ATGAAAATCTCCATCAAAAACGTGGGGCCATTAAAAGATGCCGAACTGGAACTTGGGGATATAACCGTGCTACTTGGCCCTCCAAACTCTGGAAAGTCATACACCCTGAAATCCGCTTACATTCAACTCATGCTTCTTGATGAAGTAGCAAGGGAGAGACTCTTTGTCAAAACTGTGAGGGAGTTAGAGCTCTTGGATCGCATTGAAACATTCATTAGGCGAACGACTCCCCGGTGTCTGATAACTGCTATGGCAGTTTATGACTATATCAATCAGGACAATCTCGATGAAATTCTCGGAATTTTACGAGAGAGATTTGGGCTAGATGAAATAGTAATAAGAGAAGAAGCCGATAGTTTAGTAGTAGCCCTGAAGATTACCGAATCCATCAACATTGATGTGATAGTTGATTTGTTCCAAGAAAACCTTCTCTCCCTAACTCAAGAAATATTGCCCCTTAAGGAGGGTACGAAAATCGAAATCCCCGAGCTGTTGGTTCCCGAGCTAGAGACAATTTTTATGGACATTTTGAAAACCCCTCACACATGGGAAAACGTCAGTAACGACGAGCAATTGATGATCAGTTCCCTCCTTCACGCTTCCTCTGAACTTGGATTAGATAAAAACTTGAATATAACAATCAGAATAGAGAGCAAGATACCTTTCCACAGCCCCCTGTGGGAACAGATTAGAGTGTATGTAAGCAAAGAACTCCCCTCCGACAAGGAAAATGTGAGTGCAGATTTAGTGATTAAAACAGTCCTCCAAAGGTCAAGAATCCGTCTCCCCTTGGAATTAAGCTTTGGATCCATGTTTAGAAAGTTGTCTAGGTTTGGAATGAATCTTCTGGCTTATCTTACAAAAGAAATCAGTGAGGCACTTAAGAACATACATGAAGACGTCCTCGGTATTAGTTCAGTCCTATTCGTCCCCTTCGGGAGGAGTCCATTTGTTTACCAGCTTGATTCAATCTCCAATGAACCGTACCTGTGGGATAGATTCGTTACAATGTACAGAGACAACATTGTTTTCTACTCATATCTCCACCATCTCGCCAGGGGACGCAGAAAACTATTGAAGGACGAATACGACGAAAAACTTGCCAGGCTGTTTAATCCAGTTCTTCAAGGAAGACTAACGTTTGACACCACCGTGAAAAAGCTTAGGTATCAAAAATGGGGCTCTGCAGATGTGCCAATAACTTTAGCCTCCGCACTCGCAGGGGAAGTCTCAGGAATCATGTTGCCCATTCTAAGCATCCCTCCAAATTCTTACCTGATCATAGAAGAACCAGAAGCTCAACTGCACTACTCAGCTCAGATTTTAATGGCATTAGTGCTGGCTGGCCTTTCAAAAGGGTTTGACCACAAAATCCTCTTCAGCACTCACAGCGATGTACTCGCGATCACACTGGCCTATTTGAAGGAGCTTAATTATGACGAAAACAGCATAATCAAGTTGATACAGGAACTGCTCAGAATACAGGCTATCGACGTAGGGGAGGAAGAGGTGAGACCTCTTGCCAAAGCTGTTTCACAGGCAAAGGATCTCGACATGAGGTTTTACTATTATGTTCCTAAACCCGATGGCAGTGTAGAAGTGTCTGAAATCTCTGCAAAGGACATCCTTAGAGAAGTTCCGGGAATTACAGTAATCACGGATATTCTAGCCTCATGGGCCCTAAGCTTGTGA